Part of the Chlamydia sp. 04-14 genome is shown below.
ACTTTTGTGGATAGTATTTTTCCTTCGTAAATTGTTTCTATAATATCGGTGTACGTAGAGTTTGTTGAGTTTCTTTCATCCCAAAATGAAAATACTATCCCTAATATGTTCAAATCGCTTGCAATTGTTGAACAGAATTCTTTTATCTTTTGCAAGCCAAGTATAGAGAAAGGTTCCGGTGTTAAACATACAACCAAATGTTGGCTAGCTAGAAAAGCTTCTTGAGTAAGGATACCTAGACTTGGTGGCGTATCTAGAATACATATATCGTATTGATTTTGAATGCTTTGCAATGCTAGGTGTAGATGATTGACTGACAAGCTCGCGTCTTTATTCAACCCTCTAAAATCTTCCACAAGAACTGATGAAGGAATGATATCAAGATTCTCTATTTTTGTTTTGTAAATGGCTTGTTTGATATCGTTAGAACTTCTTAAAATTTCGTTAAGACTATATTCGTCCCGAATCTGGATTCCAAGTCCTGTAGTTAGGTTTGCTTGTGGATCTAAATCCACAAGCAAAACTCTTTTCTTGCTTATTTGAGCAAGATTACTACCAATATTAAGGGACAGGGTTGTCTTCCCTGTACCACCTTTAAAAGAACAAAATGCTAGTGTTTTCACACTTACTCCAACGTTAGAGTAGATGTTAATTTATTCAGCTTTTGAGAACATATCTTTTCTTGATAAAATCAACATGATCAAGGCTTTTTTCAGCTTCAAATTATTATGTTCCATTTGCTCGACTATAGGAGAGTCAGGGAACAAACCTAAAGATGTCTGTATTTGATTGAGCAAGTTTAGAATAACGGATATGCTTTTGTGATACAATTCCAAGGGAGAATTCAAAAAAGTAATCTTTTCTTTGTGTACTTTCATCTTGATATCTAGTTCTGGGAAATCTTTCTCAACATCTTTCACAATTTTGATGAAATCGTTAGTCATATTCTGTTTATCATTCATAATCTCTCCAGTAAATAGACGTATGATTTTTTCATATAAAACCACAAAAAAATATCCAACAAAAATATATTTTAATTAAGTTGTTTAATAACTTTTATTAACCGTTTGTTTGTTGTTTAACTTCTAAAAATGATATGTTCGATGTTGTTGTTGTGCCTAAAATAGAATCTCCATTCGCTAACGCATTAACCCAAACAACACCACTTTCCATGCCACCTACTCTTAGTGAGAATGTAACCGGGGTTGTTCCAGAATTGTTGATAGCCGTTCTTAATGAACAAACATTAGGAATACCAGATGAATACCCATAACTAACAGCGCAAGGAGCAGAATCACCTTCTTTTACTAAAGCTAATACAACATTTCCTTCCATTCTAGAGGCTATAATATCGGCGGAGATTAAGAACATACTATCAGTATTATCGGGTGTAATTGTGAACTTCCCAATTTCAGTCCCCCCAAGAAGAGTTCCGATATTGGTTTTTGTGAATAAACCGTTACATTGAATTTTCTCTGATATGGAAAAGTTTTTGAAAGCTTTAGTTAAAGCTAGAGTTGGATCAGAGACTATTTTATCTATAACTTCTTGTATTAAGCTGCTTGTTATATTTTTTATGATAGCGTCTACTAAATCCTTTTGTATCTGATCTAGGATTAGCTTTGATAAAGCATCAGGATCGATTGATAGATCAATAGAAGCATCCTGACCACTCGTGTTTGTAATCGCTACTTTGAGACCTTCTTTCGCAGTTATTTTTGCAGCTGTTGGAGTAGAGGATGTTCCAACTATAAGTTGTTGGTCTTGCAAGGGGTTTTGCATTTGACCGACTTTAATATTGTCCGCGAATACGCAGTTTTGGTTGTTGTTTAAGTAAAAACCAGAATTACCCATAATTAAAACTCTTTTTATTTGAGTTTTAATTTAATTTTTTTTGACTATCAACAATTAATTGTTGTTTGTTGTGTTTTG
Proteins encoded:
- a CDS encoding ParA family protein — encoded protein: MKTLAFCSFKGGTGKTTLSLNIGSNLAQISKKRVLLVDLDPQANLTTGLGIQIRDEYSLNEILRSSNDIKQAIYKTKIENLDIIPSSVLVEDFRGLNKDASLSVNHLHLALQSIQNQYDICILDTPPSLGILTQEAFLASQHLVVCLTPEPFSILGLQKIKEFCSTIASDLNILGIVFSFWDERNSTNSTYTDIIETIYEGKILSTKVRRDITVSRSLLKETPVINAYPNSRASQDILNLTKEIENKLFFNQKLVQETL
- a CDS encoding virulence factor, whose translation is MNDKQNMTNDFIKIVKDVEKDFPELDIKMKVHKEKITFLNSPLELYHKSISVILNLLNQIQTSLGLFPDSPIVEQMEHNNLKLKKALIMLILSRKDMFSKAE
- the pgp3 gene encoding virulence factor Pgp3 → MGNSGFYLNNNQNCVFADNIKVGQMQNPLQDQQLIVGTSSTPTAAKITAKEGLKVAITNTSGQDASIDLSIDPDALSKLILDQIQKDLVDAIIKNITSSLIQEVIDKIVSDPTLALTKAFKNFSISEKIQCNGLFTKTNIGTLLGGTEIGKFTITPDNTDSMFLISADIIASRMEGNVVLALVKEGDSAPCAVSYGYSSGIPNVCSLRTAINNSGTTPVTFSLRVGGMESGVVWVNALANGDSILGTTTTSNISFLEVKQQTNG